Genomic window (Bacillota bacterium):
CGACGTACTTCCTCTGTATCGCCTTCACTCGTTGCTCGTCACCTCGAATCGTGCTGAGGTCCACGCGAGTCACCCCTTCGAGTCCTTCCTTGTGTGGTCCAAGTCACCCAGACAGCAGCGCTTCTCGTTGCATGAAATGACGTCTTCGAGAGGTTCGAACCCTGGGTCGAACAAGTTTCCGATGGGTGGATCGCCGTTTCGCATTCTGGTCAGGCAGGCGTAAACCAGCCCCTCTCCGGTGACCACGAGATGCCGGCTGCCTGCGGTGCACGTGCAGGAGGTCGGTCCGTCCTCGAACGCGGATTGCCTATCCTGGGACACGACGCGTCTCATGAGTTCAACTTCGTCAGCTCTCGCGTCTTTGGGAGGGCCCTTGGCGTCGAAATCCCAGGGATCGATGTGTGCTCTCACGCCATGATCGCTGACAACGCGCGTTATGTCGTCGAGCACCCAAAGCACCGTGAGGTCCGCGACCAGGTTGACGACCACCGGAAAGCCACGCTTCTGAAGCAACAGGGCTTTTCCGAGAAGCCTATGCAGATTGACTGGAGTAGCCGGATCATAGCGCAGGGTGACGCATTCACAACGGTGGGTCGCAATTGACTGGACGAACTCTATGACTTCGGATGACGCATCCGTGGTGAGAGCGATCTTCTTCCGAGGATCGAGAAGCTGAAGCGCGCGCACGAGTCCGGGCTCCGCGAGCGGGCTATGGCCGAGCACATCTACGATCCAGTCACCGCGAAGGCGCGACCACGCGTCGGCCCATTCCTCCGCGGAGAAGGGCGCCTTTCCGGCGCGCTCCTCAGGCAACCACAAGGCATGACACCAGCCACCTTCGCAGCTCCCGCACCTGCCATGGGTCCTGCACCCATCCTCGTCGAACAGCCGCGTTTCGATCTCCTCCATGAACCTGGTCGCAAAACGTTCGATCGTGTATTCCTTTTCGATTCTGCGCCTTCCGGCCTCCCCGAAGTCCCTCGCGTCAGCCTCGTTTCCGAGGAGTCTGCCAAGCTGTTCCGCAATCTCCTCCGGTACGCAAGGATCGACGAGATAGCCCGTCATACCGTGTATCACGGTCTCAGCTACTCCGCCGTGATTTGATCCCACCACCGGCACCCCATGGGCCATCGCCTCGAGTGGAACCAGGCCGAGTGGTTCATCTATCGGGACGTACAAGACGATTCTCGCACCGTCGTAGAAGGAGCCAAGCTCGTCGTCAGTGAGGTAGCCCAGGAACTCAACGTTGTCCAATCGCAATTCCGAGACCAGTTGGCGCAATGCTCCCTCCATGTGCCCGGTGCCGACTACCTGAAGTGGGGTATCAGAGGGAGCCAAATTCCGATCCGCAAGCACTCTCATCGCCCGAATGGCGGCCCCGAGGTTCTTCTCTGGCGTTAGGCGGGACACCACTCTTATCGCGCTTCTTGCGCTTTCGGCGTTCATGGGCGGCCGTTTCTTCCTGGGGAGCGGCACCCCGGGCGGACACGCGACAGCCTCTCGGCCGTAGACCAGCGACACGTTCCTGGCCGTGAACGCGCTGTTGGCGAGGATGAGATCCATGCCGGCGACGGCCTTCCTTTCCATCTCCTCAACCCGAGGATCCGGAGCGACCGTCGGGTACCTCCCGATGCCGTGCACGTCAGTTACCGCCCAGTGGATGTGCCTTGGGGGTTCCTCGCAGTACCACACCACCGGCGGGCACTTCTCTCCCAACCGGGACTTGGCCGCAGCTGCCCAGATGTATGACGGGTAGTTGTGCGGGTTCACGAGGTCATAGTCTTCCAACTCGGGGGCAAGGAGGTCCCCCACGCTTTGCCATACATCGACGTCGTAGATACCGTCGATCTCCATGTCCACGATATCAAACTCCTCGGGAGGGCTTCCCCAGAGGTCCCGCGAGTATCCTGCAGTGTATACGGACACTTGATGACCTCTTCTCGCGAGCTCCCGCGCGAGCCAGATCACTACGTTCTCGGCTCCGCCCTTCTGGTTCAGAGTCGGGTGCAAGATGCATATTCTCATCGTCGCAGACCTCCCCACGTAGAGGCCTTCTCAGGGTCCTACATGACTACTTCAAGTCGTGACTACTTCAAGCCGGGTGGCGGACCGTGTGATCCAAGTCGCAGTTCAGGCAGACCTTGGTCTCGCAGAAGATAGGCCGGTCAAGCAGGGCGAACTTCTCGTCGAAGATGTTGCCCAAGAAGTTTTCCAGCTCCCGCCCCTTGGAGAGACACGTGTACGCTTCGCCGTTTGGTATGACCACGAAGTACCCGCTGCCTGCGGTGCACATGTACCGGCCGGAAGCCTTCTCGTAGACACTCGTTCGGTCAGGGGCGACGTGTGCTGAGAGAAACACGTTTTCCGCCTCCGCGTACGTATAGAAGGGCTGGGGCCCTTGCCAGAACGGATCCACGTGGAACGGGATGCCTCGCTCCTGAAACGCCGCAGCGAGAGTGGGTATGAGCCACATCTGGCCGGGATGGGCCACGTAGTTCACTGACACCTTGAACCCTCTGTGCCTCAAGAGCAGAGCGTTGTTGAGAAACCGCTCGAAATTCCTTCCGGCAGAGGGATGATAGGACATCGTCACGAGGACGCACTTGGATGGCTGGACGCGGTCAGAGAGCATCCGCGCGTCGAGGGTACCGTTCGTCGTGATGGCGCAACGTTTGTCTGACTCGAGCCTCTCAATCACCTCGATCAGGGAAGAGAACAGCCCGGGCTCCCCGCCGGTGATATCGATCACTAGATCGCCCGGAATCCTGTTCCATGCGCGCGCCCACTGCTCGGCGCTCGCCTCGGCCGCGGAGGGCCGGTCCAGCATCATCCTAGGGGGCGCCACCCCAAAGCAATAGGGGCACGCAAAGTTACATTTCCACGTGACGTACCACACAGCGTGTCTCATGAGAATTCACCGCCTACGCCTCGGCCACCCTCGAGGTGTGATCGTAGTCACAGGTAGCGCAGGCCACGACCTCGCAGGCGACCCGTGACGTCGCGAGTCCGAAGTTGGGATCGAAGATGTTGCCGAAGCTGGGCATGCCATACAACCTTCTTGTAAGGCACTCGTACGCCTCACCGTCAGGCATCACTACGAAGTGCCTGTCGCCCGCGTCGCACAAGAAGCGGCCGGCGCGCCGCTCCAAGATGTACCGGCGATCGTCAGGGACGTACCGCCGCAGGAATTCCAGCTCCGCTTCGTTGTACGTGAAAGCGGGATTGCGGGGGTTCTGTCCGTATGGGTCTGCGTGAACGGGAACGCCGAAGTAACCAAAGATCTTCTCCAGCTTCGGGAAAAGCCACATCTGCTCAGGATACATGACGAAGTTCACGACGACTGGGTAACCCCTGTTCTTGAGACATAGGGCCTTGCCGACGAAATCATGCATGTTGTTCTGGTTTGATGGGTGATAGGATAGGGTGATGCTCACGCAGCGTTCCGGCGGCACAACTTGGATGAACTTGGCGATATCGCCGGATGCGTTCGTGCTTATGGCTATCTTCTTGTCGGAGTCAAGGAGGGCGAAGAACTCGAACAGGCCTCTGTAGAGAAAGGGTTCTCCCCCGCTTATGTCTATGAGTAGTTCCCCGGGGATCCTATTCCATGCAGCCGCACACTCTTGCGGCGACGGGAACTCCACGCCCTTGTAGAGGTCTTTGTACAAACGCTCCCAGCAGTATGGGCAGTCGAAATTGCACCTCACGGTCAGAAACCAGCTCGCGTGACGCATTTTCCCCATTGGACATCGAACCACCCATTGCGATCATTCCTCCGGCGCACCTGCCTCGTGAGATCCGATTCGTCCCAGCCAGCGTCCGCCCTGGCAGGGTCGCGCCGCCTAGACCAAGACTATGCATGACCCGGCGGACTGGTGCACGTGGGTTTTCCGAAAGCCAATCGACGCGCGTCTCCCGCGACATCTCGTCGGAATCGGACGCGCACATCCGCCCCAAGTCCGCCCGCAGCCCCCCGGAAGGAGATCGAGAGCGCCATCGCGAAAGTCCCTGTCAAGGAGGGACACGGAGCTGCAATGGCGTTTTTCGGGTTGTTGTGCGCGGGCATCGCGCTCGCGGGCATCTTCGAGAACCTCGTCCACGCAAGGAGGTTGCGCGCCATACCCGTGAGGATTCACGTCAACGGGACCCGCGGAAAGTCCACCACAACGCGCCTGATAGCGGCGGGACTTCGCGCGGGGGGCCGGAGGGTGATAGCCAAGACGACGGGCACGGCAGCCAGCATCATCTGGGAGGACGGGTCCGAGGAGCCGCTGCGGAGAGAGAGGCGATTGGGCGGGCACGCGCAAGGGCAAGGGCCAGCGTCAACAGCGTGCGCTCAGGGATCAGGGCGAGAAGGGCGCGGACGTGGCCGAGGGCGGGCAAGCATTGCCGAGCAGATGAGGGTCGCCGCCCTCGCGGCGAGACGAGGTGTCGATGCGCTGGTGCTCGAGTGCATGGCGCTCGACCCCGAGAACCAGTGGGTGTCGGAACACAAGATGATCCGCTCGACGATAGGGGTCATCACGAACGTCCGCGACGACCACCTTGACGTGATGGGACCGCGACTGAGAGACGCAGCTCGCGCTCTCTCGCTTACCATACCCCGCAGGGGGGTCCTCGTGACGGCGGAGCGAGCCTTTGCCGGCGTCCTCGAGGAGCGGGCGCGGGCGGTGGGGGCTTCGGTGCACGTTGTAGACGGGTCGGCCGTCCCGGACGAGGTGAACGAGGCCTTTCCGTACGTGAGTTTCAAGGAAAACGTCGCGTGCGCCCTGAAAGCATGCGAACTCGCCGGGGTCCCGCGCGACGTGGCCATCTCCGGTATGCTTGCGGCCCGCGGCGACCCAGGGGTGATGCGCATACTCTCAATCAAGCGAGCCCGTGCCTCATACATCCTGGTCAACGCGTTTGCCGCCAACGACTCTACGTCAACTTCTCTCATATGGAGCCTCGTTCGCGAGTCTCTCGTGGAGAAGGGAGCGTTGCGAGACTCGCCTAGCGGAGTTCCCATCGCGGTCGTCATGAACAACCGAGCCGACCGCGTCCCGAGGATTCGAGAGCTTGCCCTCCTGGTGGCAAGGGAGATCAGACCTCTGAAGGTGTTCCTCGTGGGCGAAGCCGCGAGATTCGCCAAGGCTCAATTGGCCAGGAATGGAGTCGCGCTAGACTGCGTAACCGATCTTACGGCTTTGCGCGAGCCCGAGGCGGTGCTGGACGCGATCGGCGCCTCGCTCCCGGGAGGCGCGGTGCTTTTCGCGATAGGCAACACCAAGGGCATGGGGCAAAGACTCGCGGAGTTCTTCCAACGGAACGGTGAGGTGCTGTGACCCTTTCACTCTCGATCGGGATCGGGCTTGTAGCCAGCTTCTTCTTTACCGAGGTCACAGGGCTTTATGGTGGAGGATTGGTCGTGCCTGGTTACATAGCCCTCTACCTGGACCAGCCTGCACGTGTCGCGGCCACACTCGCCCTTGCCCTCACCACGTACGCGGTCGTGTGGGCCGCTTCACACTTCATCATCATGTACGGGCGGCGGAGGTTCATGGCCATGGTGCTCGTGGCATTCTGGCTCGGCTGGCTTTTCGGGAAGCTGGGCATCGGGATGTATAGGGCCGGGGACGTCGGGCAGGAGTTCCGTGCCATAGGGTACATCATCCCGGGCCTCATCGCGAACGACGTGGCCAGGCAGGGAGTTGTTCGGACGTTCGCCGCGGTAGTATTCCTCTCCGCAGTAGTCCGACTTGCGCTGGTCCTCGTGAGGTGACCATGACACGATGTCTGGGTGGGGAATGAGATCGGGCCGAGTGCCACCGGCGTTCGTTCTGCTTGCGGCCGTGGTGGCTCTAGGAGGGTTCTGGGTGGCTCGAGTGTCCGCCCCGGATGAGGTTTCCCTGCTTCCCTACAACGACGCGCAGATCGAGGCGGCCGAGCTCATGAGACGGTGCACCGAGGTCATAAGGGACCACCGACTCCGTTTGGGGCTCCCAATCGATCGTGAACTAGACCCTAACGAAACCGGGCTCATCGGGGATGAGTTCACTGACATCACAACCTCCGTTGGCAATCTCGAGGCCAAGCGGACGGCGACCAACCCGGCGTTCGCCGCCTTGATGGTTCGCTACTTCGAGGAGGCCGGCCTTCGACCCGGGGACGTGATCGCGGTCGGTGCAAGCGGTTCGTTCCCTGCCCTGATCATCGCAACGCTCTCGGCCGCGCGTGCCCTAGATCTGGAGCCCATCACCATATACTCAATCGGCGCGTCCATGTATGGCGCGACTCTTCCGGACTTCACGTTCGTGGACATGCTGGCGCTCTTGAATCAGGAGAGAGTGTTGCCCTACGCGCTGGCTGCCGTGTCTTTGGGGGGCGACAGGGACGCCGGCGAAGGCACCCTGTTCGTCGATGGAAAGCGTGTCATGGAAGAAATCGCGCGACGTGCGGGCGTCCAGGTGATCCGAGAAGATACCGTAGAGGGAAGCATCCGTCGAAGGCTCGAGGTCTATGGAGCGCTCGCCGCGGGACGGCCCATAAGGTGCTTTGTGAACCTCGGAGGAGCGACACCAAACTACGGGAATACCTTGTCTTCTCTCGAATTCCCCAACGGACTCGTCATGCGGCCGCCCATCATGTCCGCAGCCCCGGACCGCGGCCTCATCTTCGAATTCTCGGCCGCCGGCGTCCCGGTGATCAACTTGCTTGACGTGCGCGGACTCGCGCTCAGACACGGGCTTCCCGTCGACCCGGTGCCGCTGCCTCCCATCGGCGAAGGCCGTGTGTACGAGACTGCCGGATACTCCCCGGCCGCTGCCGCTGTAGCCTTGATCCTGGGGTGCGCCGTGCTTTGCATGGGGGCTGTCGTGGGCGCGTCTCGGGGACGGTAGACTCCTAGATCTAGTTCCCGCGCGTGCAACCGGGTTCCTTAGCGCGCATCGGGGTTCCTCGGTGTGGAGCTGGGCTTCCCCGTCCACGGGACCGCGCCTTGCCCGTACAACACGAGAGGGACGGGCGCCAGGCCCGCCCCTCACTGGCGTGCTCTGAGTTCGCTCGCGCCTGCCGCCTACTTGCCTGCTGGAGGCACGATCTTTCCGAAGCCAACCGCTTTGAGCCATTCCTCCGGGTAGCCAACGGTCTTTAAGTTCACGTACCCGTCCTGGTACTTCACTATGAGTTGGTCGGCGAGCTCCCAGTAAGCGCGGACCACCCTGTCAGCCAGGTCGTTGGAGTAATTGGTCAGGTACTTGACGGCCAACGCTGGGTCGGTCTTGTAGAGCTCGAGGGCGGCTTTCTCCACCGCTGGCTGAAGGGCGAACGCCTCAGCCTCGAAGGCACCGGCGACTTTCTTGATGTCCTCCATCATGTAGCTATACTTGAGATCCGCGAAGTTCGACACGAAGTTGAATGCCCACCACGCGGATTGCCTGTCGAACACGTCACGCCGCCCGATCTGGAACGAAAGCGGGACAGACGTGGCGCCGCAGTAGAACGGGACGTAGCACGTTGAATGCGGCGCGTCCTCGCCGAACCAGGTTACGCCGCCTATCGGGTTGGGGAGCCAGTTCCTGGACTGCGTCACGATGCTGTACGAGCAGCGGAACATGGATATCGCGCGCTCCCACTCGCCCAACGTGGCCGGAGTGGCGTACCTGTTGGGGTTGCCGAACGGCCCCGCCGCGAGGCCCTTGGTGAGGTCGAACTCGGTGCCCTCGTAGTGGTCGCGCTTGATGGCCATGAGGTCCGCGACAGACACCTTCTTGTCAGGCTTGATTGTGAACGGGTAGGTCTTCGCCCACGGATCTAGGTTCAGCGACGGCGCGAGGAGGCTCAACACTCGCCACTCACGGCGGCTGTTGTAGTAGGAGTCTTTAGGACCATAGGCCTCGCAGAACACGAAGGGACCCTTCGAGGGATCCCACCATCCCATCTCCTTCGCAAAGTCGAACACGTTCTTTGAGTACATATAGTTGTCCGGATCGTCAGTCTTTATCTCGCGGATGCGGCTGCGGTTCGCGCTCACGCCGATCTCGTCGTCGGGGATCCTCACCGCCGCCCAGATGGCCCCCTTCTGCAGAGGGCCAGCCCCGAATATCTCGAAGAACCAGGCTTCGTTCGGGTCGCACACCGTGAGGCACTCGCCCGCATCACCGTATCCGTATTCCTCGGCAAGCGACCCCATGATCTGTATGGCCTCTCTGGCAGTCCTCGCCCGCTCGAGGGCTACCCTCTGCAGCTCCCAGATGAGGAACCAGCCATCGGGATTCTGGAGCTCCCGCCGGCCCCCGATGGTCGTCTCGCCCATCATCACCTGGTTCTCGTTCATGAACGGGTAAGCGATGTCAAAGTACGTGTACGTCTTGGCAACCTGGGGAATCTCCCCGACCTTCTCCGCCTGGGGCATGTCCGCGCCCTGGCCGCCGCCCTTCATGACGGGGCGCATGGACCCGGGTTCATGCGTCTTCCCGGGAACCACGGTTATACGGAACTCGTACCTCCCATCGCACGTGTGAGTGGTCATCACCGATCCGTCGACCGACGCGTTCTTCCCGACCACGATGGACGTGCATGCCAGAGCGGACGCCGCGAAGGCAGACACGGCCACGACCACGCCAAGGACTATGGCCGCTAGACGGATTCTCATCAGCTTCGCTCTCATCATGTCGTCGCCTCCCTGCTTCTAGGGTCTAGTGTCACTTCTTCGACGGTATGGTGCTGAGCCCGAAACCAACTTCCTTGAGCCACCACTCCGGATATCCGACACTCTGCATCTTAAAGGTGTCATCGCCATACACGTACCCGTCTGCATACCTCCCCACGAGTTGGCTTGCGAGTTTCCAATAGGCGTCTACCACCCGGTTCGCGCAACTGTTCGTGTAGTTGGTGATGAAAGCACGCGCAAGTCCGGCATCCTGCCTGAACAGGTCGATCGCGGTCTTCTCTATCACCGGCTGCATCGCGAAGAACTCGGCTTCGAGAGGATCGCGCACCGCCTTTATGTCCTCAATCATGTAGGAGTACTTGAGGTCGGCCCAGTTCGAGACGAAGTTGAACGCCCACCATGCTGACTCCCTGCTGAACACGTCGTACGAGCCGCCCCTCATGCCTACGTCGAACGACTTCGGGAGCTTCGTCGCGCCGCAGTATATCGGGATGTAGCACGTGGAATGTGGCGCGTCGTACCCAAACCACGTCATACCCCCTATCCAGTCGGGCATGTTCTTCCTGGCCACCACTATAGTCGAGTACACCGCGCGGAACATGGAAATGGCCCGCTCCCACCCGGAGCTTCCGGGCGGGTTGACCTTGCTCGGCGTTGGATAGCGGTTCGGCGTCCCAAACGGCCCGGCCGCCATCCCGACCGTGAGGTCGTACTCCGTCCCCTCGTAGTGATCCCTGTTTATCTTCATGATGTCCTGCGGTGTCACGGGCTTGTCGGGTTTCACCGAGAACGGATACCTCTCCGCGTTCGGATCGAGGTTGAGCGACGGGGCCAGCATGCTCAAGACCCTCCACTCACGTCGAGCGTTATACGCGGAGTAATCCTTGTACCCGTACGTCTCGTACACCTTGAACTCCTTGCCGCTCTTGGGATCCCACCAGCCCATCTCCTCAGCCAGGGAGAAGATGTTCGGAGACGCCATGAAGTGGTCCGGGTCACTCAAGTCGATTGCCCCGATCCTGCTTCGGTTGGCGCTCACCCCGACGTGCCCGTCGGGTATGCGCGCCGCGGCCCACACGGCGCCCGGCTTTCCGCAGCCCGGCGTCCAGAAAGGCCCGGGTCCGAATATCTCGAACATCCATGCCTCGTTGGGATCTATGACCGTGAGACACTCGCCCCCGATCGCGTACCCGTACGTCTCCGCGAGCTCTCCCATGATCTTGATTGCCTCGCGCGCGCTAGACGCACGCTCGAGCGCGATCCTTTGCAGCTCGACGAGGTCAAACCACCCGCTCGGGTTGGTGAGCTCCCGCCGCCCTCCGATGGTAGTCTCGCCTATTCCCACCTGTTTTTCGTTCTGGAAGGAGTACGACGAGTTGATGTAGGCGAACGTGTGAGGTACCTGCGGGATCTGCCCCGGTGACTTGATCGGGTTTGCCAGCTGCCCGTACGGACCGAAATCCGTGTTGCGCAGAACCGGACGCATCGCTCCGGCGGGCCAGTCGGCGGCGGGCACAACCTTGACGTGGAAGGTGTCCGTCCCCGAGTCATCGGTGTGCGTAGTCATGCAGGATCCATCGGCCGAAGCCCCCGGCGTGACCGGGATCGACGTGCAGGCAAGGGCCGTCCACGAGACCGTCGCCACCACCATGATTGCGGCTATGAAGATGGCGGCCAAAGGCAAAATCTGCAGACGAGCGTAAGCCCTTCTCCCTCCGAGCAACGACATGTTTCTCCCTCCCGTGTCCTTCATTGTGCTGAGTGGGTTCGATTCGCACAAGTACGGGGCGCGTCGTGCCGCGCCATCCTCGTCATCTCAGCATATCAGCTTAGTCCCATCGGCTCACTTGTGCACCTCAGTCACACGCCTCAACCATGAGCTTCAGGCGTGTATCTCAGTGGGGTGCCTCAGGCGTGCGCCTCAGTCGTACGCCACTCGTTCCGAGGGCACCGCCTCAGGGTCGGCCAGGTACTTCCCGACCCCGCTCGCCACGAGCTCTGAGTAAAGAGGCAAACCTTCGAGCAGAATCGGTCTTTCGGTATAGAAACTCGTGTACATCTCGGCTATCTTCGCTATGGTGGAATTGTGCCGACCTACCCTCACCTCGATCGGCCACCCGGACTCGTCGATCTTCTCGTACAAGAGCCCGCGCCTGCCCGCGGCCATCACGAACTCGTCCTTGCCCTCTAGGAGCAACCTCTCATCTGTTACGCCGCGGACCCTGTCGAGGAACGGCTCGGGCGTTTCGGGCTCGAACACCAGAGCGTCGGTGTAGTCACCCAACTCCCTGTGCGACAAGCCGTGCAGCTTCTCCGGAGAGTATTCCACCCCGATCTTGAACTCCATGGACGAGAGCATCATCGATACCATGGCGGCAACGTCCGCCGCCCTCTGGTGGGCCACAATGGTGCTTATCACCGAGTACTCGAGTTCGGCCTCATGAAGGTCGATCACCACGTCGACCTTCTCCTTCTTGATGAGCTCCGTCAGGGCAAAGGTCGTCCGCTCCACGATGAGGCCCGACTCGCGCCCGGGCCACGCACGGTTGAGGTTCCGGACGTCCATGTATGCAAGCATCTGTCTGCTGGGGTAGTGGACGTACACCTCCGGATCGGGCCACGAGTCCAGTGGGTTGGCCCATCTGTCACCCATCCTGAACCGGCGCTCACCCCACTCCGTCTCGATGGTGAAGAACTGGGGATAAGCGTCTCCCGGCCTCGTCACCGTGGACGCGCTCCGGTTTGCCCTGGGAACTACGAGTATCCTTCCCGCCGTCGGGCGGGCTTGCTCAACTATCAAGATTGCTGAGAGAACCGCCCCAGGCTCCTCGGGATGACTGCTCCCGAGGACGAGCATGGTCCCGCCCGGCACTCCGCTGTCCAGGACGTATACGTTGCAGTCGTTCACGGTGCCCCGCACCGCGGGCGAATAGTCGCCCAGCTTCTTGACCTCCGTCACCCCGGGCCCGAGCACGACGGGCTCGCGGAAATGTCTGTGTTCATAGAGCTGCAGCGCTCCGGGGACTACAACGGCCAGCCAGACTACCACGATCGCGAGCCTTGCCCGGGTCAGCCATGTCTTGTTTGACATCTTGTCTTTGCCGCCTCCCCTTCAGGCCGTCACTTGATCCGGAGCACGCGCAGCATGAATGGCGTCAGCACCACGAGGTAAAGGACCATCTTCTGGACATCCTTCGTCTTGAGGAAGTTGCATGCCAGCAATGCTGCGATCGCGGCTGTCATCACGTAGTAAGCTACGGTCACGGCGATCTCCATTGCACGTTCCCCCTTCCCTATCATCCGCCCACGAGAAAGCCAAGGCTCTTGCTAAACACCAGGTACACGGTGCCTAGCGCCAAGATGAAGGCGGCCGGCACGAGGCAGGTGCGCAGGAACCCCTTGTAGTACAGGCCATCGTACCCGACCGTCATCACGGCGGCCCTTCCGACGGGCGCGGTGGGAGGCAGAGCGTCCCCCAGCGGCCACATGGCTGCCATCCCGGCCAGAGCGATGATGGGGTCGTAGCCCTTCATGTTGAACAGGAACACCAGTGGAACCCCGAGGAGCGGA
Coding sequences:
- a CDS encoding glycosyltransferase is translated as MRICILHPTLNQKGGAENVVIWLARELARRGHQVSVYTAGYSRDLWGSPPEEFDIVDMEIDGIYDVDVWQSVGDLLAPELEDYDLVNPHNYPSYIWAAAAKSRLGEKCPPVVWYCEEPPRHIHWAVTDVHGIGRYPTVAPDPRVEEMERKAVAGMDLILANSAFTARNVSLVYGREAVACPPGVPLPRKKRPPMNAESARSAIRVVSRLTPEKNLGAAIRAMRVLADRNLAPSDTPLQVVGTGHMEGALRQLVSELRLDNVEFLGYLTDDELGSFYDGARIVLYVPIDEPLGLVPLEAMAHGVPVVGSNHGGVAETVIHGMTGYLVDPCVPEEIAEQLGRLLGNEADARDFGEAGRRRIEKEYTIERFATRFMEEIETRLFDEDGCRTHGRCGSCEGGWCHALWLPEERAGKAPFSAEEWADAWSRLRGDWIVDVLGHSPLAEPGLVRALQLLDPRKKIALTTDASSEVIEFVQSIATHRCECVTLRYDPATPVNLHRLLGKALLLQKRGFPVVVNLVADLTVLWVLDDITRVVSDHGVRAHIDPWDFDAKGPPKDARADEVELMRRVVSQDRQSAFEDGPTSCTCTAGSRHLVVTGEGLVYACLTRMRNGDPPIGNLFDPGFEPLEDVISCNEKRCCLGDLDHTRKDSKG
- a CDS encoding radical SAM protein; amino-acid sequence: MRHAVWYVTWKCNFACPYCFGVAPPRMMLDRPSAAEASAEQWARAWNRIPGDLVIDITGGEPGLFSSLIEVIERLESDKRCAITTNGTLDARMLSDRVQPSKCVLVTMSYHPSAGRNFERFLNNALLLRHRGFKVSVNYVAHPGQMWLIPTLAAAFQERGIPFHVDPFWQGPQPFYTYAEAENVFLSAHVAPDRTSVYEKASGRYMCTAGSGYFVVIPNGEAYTCLSKGRELENFLGNIFDEKFALLDRPIFCETKVCLNCDLDHTVRHPA
- the pgsB gene encoding poly-gamma-glutamate synthase PgsB, with translation MAFFGLLCAGIALAGIFENLVHARRLRAIPVRIHVNGTRGKSTTTRLIAAGLRAGGRRVIAKTTGTAASIIWEDGSEEPLRRERRLGGHAQGQGPASTACAQGSGREGRGRGRGRASIAEQMRVAALAARRGVDALVLECMALDPENQWVSEHKMIRSTIGVITNVRDDHLDVMGPRLRDAARALSLTIPRRGVLVTAERAFAGVLEERARAVGASVHVVDGSAVPDEVNEAFPYVSFKENVACALKACELAGVPRDVAISGMLAARGDPGVMRILSIKRARASYILVNAFAANDSTSTSLIWSLVRESLVEKGALRDSPSGVPIAVVMNNRADRVPRIRELALLVAREIRPLKVFLVGEAARFAKAQLARNGVALDCVTDLTALREPEAVLDAIGASLPGGAVLFAIGNTKGMGQRLAEFFQRNGEVL
- the pgsC gene encoding poly-gamma-glutamate biosynthesis protein PgsC → MTLSLSIGIGLVASFFFTEVTGLYGGGLVVPGYIALYLDQPARVAATLALALTTYAVVWAASHFIIMYGRRRFMAMVLVAFWLGWLFGKLGIGMYRAGDVGQEFRAIGYIIPGLIANDVARQGVVRTFAAVVFLSAVVRLALVLVR
- the pgsW gene encoding poly-gamma-glutamate system protein, yielding MSGWGMRSGRVPPAFVLLAAVVALGGFWVARVSAPDEVSLLPYNDAQIEAAELMRRCTEVIRDHRLRLGLPIDRELDPNETGLIGDEFTDITTSVGNLEAKRTATNPAFAALMVRYFEEAGLRPGDVIAVGASGSFPALIIATLSAARALDLEPITIYSIGASMYGATLPDFTFVDMLALLNQERVLPYALAAVSLGGDRDAGEGTLFVDGKRVMEEIARRAGVQVIREDTVEGSIRRRLEVYGALAAGRPIRCFVNLGGATPNYGNTLSSLEFPNGLVMRPPIMSAAPDRGLIFEFSAAGVPVINLLDVRGLALRHGLPVDPVPLPPIGEGRVYETAGYSPAAAAVALILGCAVLCMGAVVGASRGR
- a CDS encoding C69 family dipeptidase; translated protein: MMRAKLMRIRLAAIVLGVVVAVSAFAASALACTSIVVGKNASVDGSVMTTHTCDGRYEFRITVVPGKTHEPGSMRPVMKGGGQGADMPQAEKVGEIPQVAKTYTYFDIAYPFMNENQVMMGETTIGGRRELQNPDGWFLIWELQRVALERARTAREAIQIMGSLAEEYGYGDAGECLTVCDPNEAWFFEIFGAGPLQKGAIWAAVRIPDDEIGVSANRSRIREIKTDDPDNYMYSKNVFDFAKEMGWWDPSKGPFVFCEAYGPKDSYYNSRREWRVLSLLAPSLNLDPWAKTYPFTIKPDKKVSVADLMAIKRDHYEGTEFDLTKGLAAGPFGNPNRYATPATLGEWERAISMFRCSYSIVTQSRNWLPNPIGGVTWFGEDAPHSTCYVPFYCGATSVPLSFQIGRRDVFDRQSAWWAFNFVSNFADLKYSYMMEDIKKVAGAFEAEAFALQPAVEKAALELYKTDPALAVKYLTNYSNDLADRVVRAYWELADQLIVKYQDGYVNLKTVGYPEEWLKAVGFGKIVPPAGK
- a CDS encoding C69 family dipeptidase, whose amino-acid sequence is MSLLGGRRAYARLQILPLAAIFIAAIMVVATVSWTALACTSIPVTPGASADGSCMTTHTDDSGTDTFHVKVVPAADWPAGAMRPVLRNTDFGPYGQLANPIKSPGQIPQVPHTFAYINSSYSFQNEKQVGIGETTIGGRRELTNPSGWFDLVELQRIALERASSAREAIKIMGELAETYGYAIGGECLTVIDPNEAWMFEIFGPGPFWTPGCGKPGAVWAAARIPDGHVGVSANRSRIGAIDLSDPDHFMASPNIFSLAEEMGWWDPKSGKEFKVYETYGYKDYSAYNARREWRVLSMLAPSLNLDPNAERYPFSVKPDKPVTPQDIMKINRDHYEGTEYDLTVGMAAGPFGTPNRYPTPSKVNPPGSSGWERAISMFRAVYSTIVVARKNMPDWIGGMTWFGYDAPHSTCYIPIYCGATKLPKSFDVGMRGGSYDVFSRESAWWAFNFVSNWADLKYSYMIEDIKAVRDPLEAEFFAMQPVIEKTAIDLFRQDAGLARAFITNYTNSCANRVVDAYWKLASQLVGRYADGYVYGDDTFKMQSVGYPEWWLKEVGFGLSTIPSKK
- a CDS encoding succinylglutamate desuccinylase/aspartoacylase family protein, whose amino-acid sequence is MSNKTWLTRARLAIVVVWLAVVVPGALQLYEHRHFREPVVLGPGVTEVKKLGDYSPAVRGTVNDCNVYVLDSGVPGGTMLVLGSSHPEEPGAVLSAILIVEQARPTAGRILVVPRANRSASTVTRPGDAYPQFFTIETEWGERRFRMGDRWANPLDSWPDPEVYVHYPSRQMLAYMDVRNLNRAWPGRESGLIVERTTFALTELIKKEKVDVVIDLHEAELEYSVISTIVAHQRAADVAAMVSMMLSSMEFKIGVEYSPEKLHGLSHRELGDYTDALVFEPETPEPFLDRVRGVTDERLLLEGKDEFVMAAGRRGLLYEKIDESGWPIEVRVGRHNSTIAKIAEMYTSFYTERPILLEGLPLYSELVASGVGKYLADPEAVPSERVAYD